In Desulfomonile tiedjei DSM 6799, a genomic segment contains:
- a CDS encoding PadR family transcriptional regulator, with translation MEPNEFFSGFIRLHVLHHASEEPIFGLGILEELGSHGYKISPGTMYPLLHRMEERGLLLSEKELNNGKFRRLYKTTELGKTVLDEAKEKLIELFGELFGLETAQTKPSSKTPRNGNKD, from the coding sequence ATGGAACCTAACGAGTTCTTTTCCGGATTCATCCGTCTGCACGTACTTCACCATGCTTCCGAGGAACCTATATTCGGACTCGGCATTCTGGAGGAACTCGGCAGCCATGGTTACAAAATTAGCCCAGGCACCATGTATCCGCTTCTCCATCGAATGGAGGAAAGGGGGCTATTGCTGTCAGAGAAAGAGCTGAACAACGGCAAATTTCGTCGGCTTTACAAAACAACCGAGTTGGGCAAGACGGTCTTGGATGAGGCGAAGGAAAAGCTCATTGAACTCTTTGGTGAGCTTTTCGGGTTAGAAACTGCCCAAACGAAACCGAGCTCGAAGACGCCGAGAAATGGGAATAAGGATTAA